A single region of the Methanobrevibacter ruminantium genome encodes:
- a CDS encoding DUF1932 domain-containing protein → MKFGFIGFGEVSYTLSKILLSYGFEVLTSTEGRSKKTKELVKSFNLAVLDSFEEVARQSDILISANSPQSALAIALKYGSLTDGIFLDFNNISPNTAKQIENYLTDEHFIDSAIMGRVSSEELNLYFSGRKAESFVKSMRDFINNNESHSDINVNINVVSDEIGDVSKLKILRSSYTKGVSALLVETFETAEKLGLSEDLWEILSLTENRDFETSSKSRISSSNKKAKRKYEELNEVLEFLDDVDKKRKSKIMALATREKFEKLKNRK, encoded by the coding sequence ATGAAATTTGGATTTATAGGATTCGGTGAAGTTTCATACACTTTATCAAAAATACTCTTATCCTATGGTTTTGAGGTTTTAACTTCTACTGAAGGTAGATCAAAAAAGACAAAGGAATTAGTTAAATCATTTAATTTGGCTGTTTTAGATAGTTTTGAAGAGGTTGCTCGCCAATCTGATATTTTAATTTCAGCAAACAGCCCTCAAAGTGCATTGGCTATTGCATTGAAGTATGGCTCATTGACAGATGGAATTTTCCTGGACTTTAACAACATATCTCCAAATACAGCAAAGCAAATTGAAAATTATTTAACCGATGAGCATTTCATTGATTCGGCTATTATGGGAAGAGTTAGTTCAGAGGAATTGAATCTTTATTTCTCAGGAAGAAAAGCTGAAAGTTTCGTCAAAAGCATGAGAGATTTCATTAACAATAATGAGTCTCATAGTGATATAAATGTCAATATAAATGTTGTCAGTGATGAAATTGGGGATGTTTCCAAATTGAAGATCCTTAGAAGTTCCTATACAAAAGGCGTTTCAGCACTTCTTGTAGAAACTTTTGAAACTGCAGAAAAACTAGGTCTTAGCGAAGACTTATGGGAAATATTGTCCTTGACTGAAAATAGGGATTTTGAAACTTCTTCAAAATCACGCATTTCATCATCAAATAAAAAAGCTAAGCGTAAATATGAGGAATTGAATGAAGTCTTGGAATTTTTAGATGATGTTGACAAAAAGAGAAAGTCTAAAATCATGGCTTTAGCTACACGTGAAAAATTTGAAAAACTGAAAAATAGAAAATAA
- a CDS encoding damage-control phosphatase ARMT1 family protein: MKVYYECGACFLRQAKEAIDLSTDDEDLKFKLIQDVLSYLGENFSKELSSNATGTRIHQYIKKETGCYDPYYNQKKEGNEIALSLVPKVREILKEDNSLETYVKVAIVGNILDFGTFGLDTEFESMISEGLKKELVINKINEFEDALRKYDKVLYLVDNTGEIVFDKFLLEKIKEYDVDITVAVKEKPILNDACMKEALEAGLDEVATLITTGSDSVGVVESMISDEFKEILLDSPFVISKGMGNFEGLTEMNLEGQDIFVLLCTKCSSISKELGLAEGSHILTTL; encoded by the coding sequence ATTAAAGTTTATTATGAATGTGGGGCATGTTTTTTAAGACAAGCAAAGGAAGCTATTGACTTATCTACAGATGATGAGGATTTGAAATTCAAATTGATTCAAGATGTCTTATCTTATCTAGGCGAAAACTTCTCAAAGGAATTGTCTTCAAATGCCACTGGAACAAGGATTCATCAATACATTAAAAAGGAAACTGGTTGCTATGATCCTTATTACAATCAAAAGAAGGAAGGAAATGAGATTGCATTGTCATTAGTGCCTAAAGTTAGGGAAATCTTAAAGGAAGACAATAGTTTGGAAACCTATGTTAAGGTAGCTATTGTGGGGAACATTCTTGATTTTGGCACATTTGGCTTGGATACAGAATTTGAATCTATGATTTCAGAAGGATTAAAGAAAGAACTGGTCATAAACAAGATAAATGAGTTTGAAGATGCTTTAAGAAAGTATGATAAGGTTCTCTATTTGGTGGATAACACTGGAGAAATTGTCTTTGACAAGTTCCTTCTTGAAAAAATAAAGGAATATGATGTTGACATTACTGTGGCAGTCAAGGAAAAGCCTATCTTAAACGATGCCTGCATGAAAGAGGCATTGGAAGCAGGTCTCGATGAAGTTGCAACTTTAATCACTACAGGCTCTGATTCTGTAGGCGTTGTGGAATCAATGATTTCAGATGAGTTTAAGGAAATCCTTTTGGATTCCCCATTTGTAATCTCTAAGGGAATGGGCAATTTTGAAGGATTGACAGAAATGAACCTGGAAGGACAGGATATATTTGTATTGCTTTGTACAAAATGTTCTTCAATCTCTAAGGAATTGGGGCTTGCCGAAGGTTCCCATATCTTGACTACATTATAA
- a CDS encoding MoaD/ThiS family protein produces MSFTLKIKDKVEEREIDGDLTIKDLLDDLDLSSETMVSKKNGEIVIEEETIEDGDEIEFIQIIYGG; encoded by the coding sequence ATGAGTTTTACATTAAAAATCAAGGATAAAGTGGAAGAGAGAGAAATTGACGGCGATTTAACTATTAAGGATTTATTGGATGATTTGGATTTATCTTCAGAAACCATGGTAAGCAAAAAGAATGGTGAGATTGTTATCGAAGAGGAAACAATCGAAGATGGTGATGAGATAGAGTTTATCCAAATTATTTATGGCGGATAA
- a CDS encoding TIGR00269 family protein, with protein sequence MGSCTKCGNPNVIIKRKASGQALCKDCFIESIEKKVKQTIKKENFIEKGDKVLVALSGGKDSVVTLEILNSYVKRHIIELCAVTIDEGIAGYREEGVEIAKAHAERLGIPHKVVSFKECFDIDLDEIMKKENHRGSCTYCGVFRRWIINRAAREFGATKIATGHNLDDETQAILMNYLEGNTENLAKIGPKTESNSDLFTVKIKPLREIPEKEIGLYALAKGLDIHLAGCPYAQESFRMEISNILNELVKEHPTIKYSTLRGFDKIRPAIRSEMAHDYEFDRCERCGEPSSNRLCRACTFLEELGK encoded by the coding sequence ATGGGATCTTGTACTAAATGTGGAAATCCGAATGTGATTATAAAGAGAAAAGCTTCCGGACAGGCTTTATGTAAGGATTGTTTTATTGAAAGCATTGAAAAGAAGGTCAAGCAAACAATCAAGAAGGAAAACTTTATCGAAAAGGGAGATAAGGTTTTAGTTGCATTGTCTGGAGGGAAGGATAGTGTAGTGACTTTAGAAATTCTCAATTCATATGTCAAAAGGCATATTATAGAATTATGTGCTGTAACCATTGATGAAGGAATTGCAGGCTACAGAGAGGAAGGAGTGGAGATTGCTAAGGCACATGCTGAGAGACTTGGAATTCCACATAAGGTTGTTTCATTTAAGGAATGCTTTGACATTGACTTGGACGAGATAATGAAAAAGGAAAACCATAGGGGATCCTGTACCTATTGCGGTGTATTCAGGAGATGGATTATCAATAGGGCTGCAAGGGAATTTGGTGCAACCAAGATTGCAACAGGTCATAATTTAGATGATGAAACCCAAGCTATTCTAATGAATTATTTAGAAGGAAATACTGAAAACTTGGCAAAGATAGGTCCTAAGACAGAATCCAACAGTGATTTGTTCACTGTAAAAATCAAGCCACTTAGAGAAATTCCTGAAAAGGAAATTGGTCTTTATGCACTTGCAAAAGGTTTGGATATTCACCTTGCAGGCTGTCCGTATGCACAGGAATCATTCAGGATGGAAATTTCCAATATCTTAAATGAATTGGTTAAGGAACATCCAACAATAAAGTATTCCACACTTAGAGGATTTGATAAGATAAGGCCAGCAATCAGAAGCGAAATGGCTCATGATTATGAATTTGACAGATGCGAACGCTGTGGAGAGCCATCTTCAAATAGATTATGCAGGGCTTGCACTTTTCTAGAGGAATTGGGAAAATAA
- a CDS encoding VWA domain-containing protein — MEEKIVRLSNDLRKKGMPVSVRSTQSAIDAYAILGEDNVDILKDAFRSIYVKSKYDIPKFNESFDGFFAKKVPKKLDNDINRAYKPNTMKGKLSQHEWKITMQKGKGGKQIQMGAEQAMEYFAGRPILEDRDKDLARDNDILNSDLSKLNKYDERVFELCVELGRKIANKQSRRKRLARSNKIDMRRTMRQNMKYGGVPIDLVHVKKKPHRKQHLFLNDVSGSCEWISSWFFMLMFACQKTFKDSRMFEFDNKTIETTEFLKEKYMVNAFAEIRLLRMRNMMVRGTSNMFTAFESFMKQADISNKSYIILLSDCRDWAGPKVNGVPASVELISQMSSMAKKVVILNPEDKKKWDVVDSCVSLYKGAGAQVYEVSTLNQLAEFVADM, encoded by the coding sequence ATGGAAGAGAAAATCGTAAGATTATCAAATGATTTGAGAAAAAAGGGAATGCCTGTGAGCGTCAGGTCTACTCAGTCTGCAATAGATGCATATGCAATATTGGGAGAGGATAATGTAGACATTTTAAAGGATGCATTCAGGTCCATTTATGTCAAAAGCAAGTATGACATTCCTAAATTCAATGAGTCATTTGATGGGTTCTTCGCTAAGAAAGTTCCAAAGAAATTAGATAATGACATTAATAGAGCTTATAAGCCAAATACCATGAAGGGAAAGCTTTCACAGCATGAATGGAAAATCACCATGCAGAAAGGAAAAGGTGGAAAGCAAATCCAGATGGGTGCAGAACAGGCTATGGAATACTTTGCAGGAAGACCTATTCTTGAAGATAGGGACAAGGACCTTGCAAGGGATAACGATATTCTCAATAGTGATTTGTCCAAGCTTAACAAATACGATGAAAGGGTATTTGAGTTATGTGTGGAGCTTGGAAGAAAAATCGCTAACAAGCAATCAAGAAGAAAGAGGTTGGCTCGTTCAAATAAGATTGACATGAGAAGGACAATGAGGCAAAACATGAAGTATGGTGGTGTGCCGATTGATCTTGTTCATGTAAAAAAGAAACCTCATAGAAAGCAGCATTTGTTCCTGAATGATGTCAGCGGTTCATGTGAATGGATCAGCAGTTGGTTCTTCATGTTAATGTTTGCATGTCAAAAGACATTCAAGGATTCAAGAATGTTTGAATTTGACAATAAAACAATAGAAACAACTGAATTTTTAAAAGAAAAGTATATGGTCAATGCATTTGCTGAAATAAGATTGCTTCGTATGCGTAATATGATGGTTAGAGGAACCTCCAATATGTTCACTGCATTCGAATCATTCATGAAGCAGGCAGATATAAGCAATAAGTCTTACATTATCCTATTGTCTGATTGCAGGGATTGGGCAGGTCCTAAGGTAAATGGAGTGCCTGCAAGTGTAGAGCTTATATCACAAATGTCAAGCATGGCTAAAAAGGTGGTTATCCTAAACCCTGAAGATAAGAAGAAATGGGATGTAGTTGACAGTTGCGTTTCATTGTATAAGGGAGCGGGAGCTCAAGTTTACGAAGTGAGCACATTGAACCAATTGGCTGAATTTGTCGCTGATATGTAA
- a CDS encoding AAA family ATPase: MTDEELTIEEIGKKLESTGYISNNEISTSVFLSLSLNKPILIEGPPGVGKTELAKAVSECLGREFFRIQCYEGITFEQIVGEWNYQKQLLHLEAFKGSQKGEESIFEDDFFIRRPLLTSFMNDKPSLLLIDEIDKADEEVESFLLQALGEKQITVNDLGTFDLQNDLMVMLTSNAQRNLLEETKDRCLFLYISYPTVEREIAIVKARVPTAEDGLVKKVVNMVHRIRTFNLNKKPSVRASIDWVSSVMHLDKDYKNVDAALEDSVGVAIKTEPDKAKVIKEIFRNEYMND; the protein is encoded by the coding sequence ATGACAGATGAAGAATTAACCATAGAAGAAATAGGAAAAAAGTTAGAAAGTACTGGTTATATTTCCAATAATGAAATCAGCACTTCAGTATTCTTATCCTTATCTTTAAACAAGCCTATCTTGATTGAAGGTCCTCCTGGTGTAGGTAAGACCGAGCTTGCAAAAGCTGTTTCTGAATGTTTAGGAAGGGAATTCTTTAGGATTCAATGTTATGAGGGAATTACCTTTGAACAGATTGTAGGAGAATGGAACTATCAAAAGCAATTGCTCCATTTGGAAGCATTCAAAGGTAGCCAAAAAGGTGAGGAATCAATATTTGAAGATGATTTCTTTATCAGAAGACCACTTTTAACCTCATTTATGAATGACAAGCCATCACTTCTTCTCATTGACGAAATCGATAAGGCAGATGAAGAAGTGGAAAGTTTCTTACTTCAAGCATTAGGTGAAAAGCAGATTACTGTAAATGATTTAGGCACTTTTGACCTTCAAAATGATTTGATGGTTATGCTCACTTCAAATGCACAAAGGAACTTGCTTGAAGAGACAAAGGACAGATGTCTTTTCTTATACATTTCATATCCTACAGTTGAACGTGAAATTGCTATTGTTAAAGCTAGAGTGCCAACTGCAGAGGATGGATTGGTTAAGAAGGTTGTTAATATGGTTCATAGAATCAGAACATTCAACTTAAATAAGAAACCATCTGTAAGGGCTTCAATTGATTGGGTAAGCTCTGTAATGCACTTGGATAAGGATTATAAGAATGTTGATGCTGCACTTGAGGACAGTGTTGGTGTAGCTATCAAGACAGAACCGGACAAAGCTAAAGTAATTAAAGAAATCTTTAGAAACGAGTATATGAACGATTAG
- a CDS encoding MFS transporter, whose protein sequence is MKANPKILLYILMISTLGINTPLSIVGIISQIAEYFNTSITISGLYVSSFTFTIAICGLFIPVLFSKYERKRTFISILSVFAISNIVIIFTKSIYIASFFRILSAVFYPAFISIALTVCEEIAPKGEEQDYITRILLGISVGSIIGLPITTGLGTIFGYQVAMTWIFLINFITLILIIIFFPRIEGKSKSYEMPFSSLKTKEFILATVGIIMMPIGASIVYNYQPLFLQVVSHIYTYKLSIFLFIYGLFSIFGTWLGGKLIAKRDKATLIIFQLVCGGVFVLLYLFANYLIPVIILILIFGVLDGMGYNLIQYVEASVLPDSPELANGIFLSILNGGIALGIAIGGFLVDGLGIMSIFIFGALFLLLALIMMVYVIKIMKIPLKYSRQ, encoded by the coding sequence ATGAAAGCCAACCCTAAAATACTCTTATACATTTTAATGATTTCAACACTTGGAATAAACACTCCCCTAAGCATTGTTGGAATCATTTCACAAATAGCAGAGTATTTCAATACATCAATAACTATTTCAGGACTTTACGTAAGCTCTTTCACATTTACAATAGCTATCTGTGGATTGTTCATACCTGTCTTATTTTCAAAATATGAAAGAAAAAGAACGTTCATAAGCATTTTAAGCGTGTTTGCAATTTCAAATATCGTGATCATATTCACAAAAAGCATTTACATTGCATCTTTTTTTAGGATATTGTCTGCAGTATTCTACCCTGCATTCATTTCAATAGCTCTCACTGTATGTGAAGAGATAGCTCCAAAGGGAGAAGAGCAGGATTACATTACAAGGATATTGCTTGGAATATCAGTTGGAAGCATTATAGGATTGCCTATTACAACTGGCCTTGGTACAATATTTGGCTATCAAGTGGCTATGACTTGGATCTTTTTAATAAATTTCATAACATTGATTCTTATAATCATATTCTTCCCAAGAATTGAAGGAAAATCCAAATCATATGAAATGCCATTTTCAAGCCTAAAGACAAAGGAATTCATTCTTGCAACAGTTGGAATAATAATGATGCCTATAGGTGCAAGCATAGTCTACAATTACCAGCCATTATTTTTACAGGTAGTAAGTCATATTTACACCTATAAGTTAAGCATATTCCTCTTTATCTACGGATTGTTTTCAATATTCGGCACTTGGCTTGGTGGAAAGCTAATAGCAAAAAGAGACAAGGCAACACTCATCATCTTCCAATTGGTGTGTGGTGGAGTGTTTGTGCTTCTTTACCTATTTGCAAACTACTTGATTCCAGTTATCATATTGATTTTAATATTTGGAGTGCTTGATGGAATGGGATACAATCTTATTCAATATGTTGAAGCATCCGTTCTTCCAGATAGTCCGGAACTTGCAAATGGAATATTCTTAAGCATCTTGAATGGGGGAATAGCATTAGGAATAGCTATAGGCGGATTTTTAGTGGATGGCCTTGGAATAATGTCAATCTTCATTTTTGGAGCATTATTCCTTCTCCTTGCATTAATCATGATGGTTTATGTTATCAAGATTATGAAAATCCCTTTAAAATATTCCAGACAATAG
- a CDS encoding DUF308 domain-containing protein yields MNYTKILGILLIILGVLFIAYPLVSAGVVSIMAGVTLISFGLVVMFNAFTLWSLSTGKSILELIMGFLLILLGFLFFVDLAPLAFLTSYTFYLIAIILIIIGILGIINGEGTSKWASALILIFGIIFFIMGILSINNPLFIVILIGVCLIVRGILFLTLGSAFDKIDSFENN; encoded by the coding sequence ATGAATTATACAAAAATACTTGGAATTTTATTAATTATTTTAGGGGTGCTATTTATAGCTTACCCATTAGTAAGTGCTGGGGTAGTGTCTATAATGGCGGGTGTAACTTTAATATCCTTTGGTTTAGTAGTAATGTTCAATGCATTCACATTATGGAGTTTGTCAACTGGCAAATCAATTCTTGAATTGATAATGGGATTCTTATTGATCTTATTAGGATTCTTGTTCTTTGTTGATTTAGCTCCATTAGCTTTCCTTACCTCATACACATTTTATTTAATTGCTATAATATTGATTATCATTGGTATTCTTGGAATCATTAACGGTGAAGGAACTTCAAAATGGGCTTCCGCATTGATATTGATTTTCGGTATCATTTTCTTCATAATGGGTATTTTATCAATTAACAATCCATTATTCATTGTAATTTTAATTGGTGTATGTTTAATAGTTAGAGGAATTCTTTTCTTAACTTTAGGTAGCGCATTTGATAAAATTGATAGTTTCGAAAACAATTAA
- a CDS encoding dihydropteroate synthase-like protein, which produces MILIITGHLAYPLVSQMAEKSKKETVVHIAETQVAAFLTPTQIIKEIHEHFEDRLDDIDLILVPGLIRKDTFLIAEEFNIPCYKASTDAADLAMVLDLVDDLELSQSTPADKLIIEEKKKQALKFIEDFENDMEKRDELLKKENNILVRNLPVGEDFPMRVLSEIASAPILSKEDLIKKAEFFVASGSDMIDIGMIAGEDRSDEIPDLIDTLRPIVGDRPLSIDTLNPKEIEAAVNHGIDMVLSLDNGNYEEVLPLLKEKNVPAVLLPTNFSEGYVPHTPEDRVASMQKLVEACDGLEVVCDLILDPVNSASIVDSIIAFHDFHEIDKKPMFFGIGNVIELMDADSVGANAVLAGIAMELGASILFTPEESGKTHGSVRELAIASKMMFLAKNRQSIPKDLGVDLLVFKDKKKRFDLKQDDNVPIVKQDAPIKFVRDKAGSFKIRVEHAISVKDSYIVATHFKKTKPTISFEGKRASEIYEEIIEKGLVTRLDHAAYLGKELEKAEIAMLTGKEYVQDFDLFKDPEEFIKQN; this is translated from the coding sequence ATGATACTTATTATAACTGGACACTTGGCTTATCCTTTGGTAAGTCAAATGGCTGAAAAATCAAAAAAGGAAACGGTGGTGCATATAGCAGAGACACAAGTAGCTGCTTTCTTGACTCCAACTCAAATAATCAAAGAAATCCATGAGCATTTTGAAGATAGATTGGATGATATTGATTTAATATTAGTTCCAGGTTTAATAAGAAAAGATACATTCCTCATTGCAGAAGAATTTAATATTCCTTGTTATAAGGCATCAACTGATGCAGCAGACTTAGCTATGGTTTTAGACCTTGTCGATGATTTAGAGTTATCACAGTCTACACCTGCAGATAAGTTAATCATTGAGGAGAAGAAGAAGCAAGCATTGAAATTCATCGAAGACTTTGAAAACGATATGGAAAAAAGAGATGAATTGCTCAAGAAGGAAAACAACATTCTTGTTAGGAACCTTCCTGTTGGTGAGGATTTCCCAATGAGAGTCTTGTCTGAGATTGCAAGTGCTCCTATATTATCAAAGGAAGACTTGATTAAAAAGGCAGAATTCTTTGTTGCTTCTGGCTCTGATATGATAGACATTGGTATGATTGCAGGTGAAGACAGGTCTGATGAGATACCTGATTTGATTGATACATTAAGACCAATCGTAGGTGATAGGCCATTAAGTATTGACACATTGAATCCAAAGGAGATTGAAGCAGCTGTAAACCATGGTATTGATATGGTTTTAAGTTTAGACAATGGTAATTATGAGGAAGTCTTACCTTTATTAAAGGAAAAGAATGTTCCTGCAGTTTTATTGCCAACTAATTTCAGTGAAGGTTATGTGCCTCACACTCCTGAAGATAGGGTGGCATCTATGCAAAAGCTTGTTGAAGCTTGTGATGGTCTTGAAGTTGTTTGTGACTTGATTTTAGACCCTGTTAACAGTGCAAGCATTGTAGATTCAATCATTGCATTCCATGATTTTCATGAAATAGACAAGAAGCCAATGTTCTTTGGTATAGGAAATGTGATTGAACTTATGGATGCGGATTCTGTAGGTGCAAATGCAGTTCTTGCAGGAATTGCTATGGAGCTTGGTGCAAGCATACTTTTCACTCCAGAGGAAAGCGGTAAGACTCATGGAAGTGTAAGGGAATTGGCAATTGCATCTAAAATGATGTTCTTGGCTAAAAACAGACAATCCATTCCTAAGGATTTAGGTGTTGACCTTCTTGTGTTCAAGGACAAGAAGAAAAGGTTTGACTTGAAGCAGGATGACAATGTTCCTATAGTCAAGCAGGATGCACCTATCAAGTTCGTTAGGGATAAGGCAGGAAGCTTTAAAATCAGAGTGGAACATGCAATAAGCGTTAAGGATTCATATATTGTAGCAACTCACTTTAAGAAAACAAAGCCAACTATAAGCTTTGAAGGAAAAAGAGCCAGTGAAATCTATGAAGAGATCATTGAAAAAGGTCTTGTAACCAGATTGGATCATGCAGCCTATCTTGGTAAGGAATTGGAAAAGGCAGAGATTGCAATGCTCACTGGAAAAGAGTATGTTCAAGACTTTGACTTATTTAAGGATCCTGAAGAGTTCATCAAGCAAAATTAG
- a CDS encoding fumarate hydratase, whose protein sequence is MITEKQIENTIYQLYKQAAIVLGDDVKCALEDALKREDSDLGKLNIEAILKNIELAEEKSIPMCQDTGLPIIFVKLGKVHVENLYEGIKKGVAKATSEVPLRPNVVDPITRKNSGNVGDKVPIVDIELIDEDYVEFTIMPKGFGSENNNALKMALPAEGIEGVKDFVVETALKAGGKPCPPIVVGVGIGGSSDMALKLGKKALLGKVGERNPDPTIAEMELECLERINKDGKGPMGLGGRTTALDVKILKMDTHTAGLPVGVVIQCWADRHATARLEDN, encoded by the coding sequence ATGATAACAGAAAAACAAATTGAAAATACTATTTATCAATTATACAAACAGGCTGCTATCGTTCTTGGCGACGATGTCAAATGCGCACTTGAAGATGCTCTTAAACGAGAGGATAGTGACTTAGGTAAGCTAAATATTGAAGCTATCTTAAAGAATATTGAACTTGCAGAAGAAAAGTCAATTCCAATGTGCCAAGATACAGGTCTCCCTATCATTTTTGTCAAGCTTGGTAAGGTTCATGTTGAAAATCTTTATGAAGGAATCAAGAAAGGAGTTGCAAAAGCGACTTCAGAAGTTCCACTTCGACCAAATGTGGTTGATCCAATTACAAGAAAGAACTCAGGCAATGTGGGAGACAAAGTGCCTATTGTAGACATTGAACTTATTGATGAAGATTATGTTGAATTCACTATCATGCCTAAAGGATTTGGGTCTGAAAACAACAATGCACTTAAGATGGCACTTCCTGCAGAAGGAATCGAAGGAGTGAAGGATTTTGTTGTTGAAACCGCTCTTAAGGCAGGTGGAAAGCCATGCCCTCCTATTGTTGTAGGTGTTGGAATCGGTGGAAGTTCTGACATGGCATTGAAATTAGGTAAGAAAGCACTTCTTGGAAAGGTGGGAGAGCGTAATCCGGACCCAACAATAGCTGAAATGGAACTTGAATGCCTTGAAAGAATCAACAAGGATGGTAAAGGGCCAATGGGTCTTGGAGGAAGAACAACTGCACTTGATGTAAAGATCTTAAAGATGGACACTCACACTGCAGGGCTTCCAGTTGGTGTAGTAATTCAATGTTGGGCAGACAGACATGCAACAGCTCGTTTAGAAGATAATTGA
- a CDS encoding 4Fe-4S dicluster domain-containing protein: MDELKVNPELCVDCGLCERNCPNNAIRVHDGVPLFCMHCSPEKAPCLAVCPKGAIVALGGAITIKQDKCIGCGLCHSVCPIGAITINEIGQATKCDLCEGYDTQQCVEACPTHALTNDTEKIIHDKQDKISEGFKKIQTLLK, from the coding sequence ATGGATGAATTAAAAGTTAACCCAGAACTTTGTGTAGATTGTGGACTTTGTGAACGTAATTGTCCTAACAATGCAATTCGTGTTCATGATGGTGTCCCTTTATTCTGTATGCATTGCAGTCCTGAAAAAGCACCTTGTCTTGCTGTATGTCCAAAAGGAGCTATTGTAGCTTTAGGTGGAGCAATCACTATAAAGCAAGATAAATGTATTGGTTGTGGATTATGTCACAGTGTATGTCCCATTGGAGCCATCACCATTAATGAGATAGGTCAAGCGACCAAATGTGATCTCTGTGAAGGCTATGACACTCAACAATGTGTTGAAGCTTGTCCAACTCATGCACTCACAAATGATACAGAAAAGATAATTCATGATAAACAGGATAAAATATCCGAAGGATTTAAGAAAATTCAAACTTTACTCAAGTAA
- a CDS encoding 4Fe-4S dicluster domain-containing protein — protein MEKLIVDNELCDGCQDCEKACEGVHGVPRITIHELDGSYFPIRCQQCEDAPCEIICPTGAMSNLGVDVTKCIACGFCAMACPFGAISIEYGNAHKCNHCADREEGPACVKACSKRAIAVHDIANVIKRKQREHIEKIYGLDKPAKKKGLLSVITTDTRARKPLDGE, from the coding sequence TTGGAGAAATTAATAGTAGATAATGAATTATGTGATGGATGCCAGGATTGCGAAAAAGCATGTGAAGGAGTCCATGGAGTTCCTAGAATCACTATTCATGAATTAGACGGTTCCTATTTCCCTATTCGTTGTCAGCAATGTGAGGATGCTCCGTGTGAGATCATTTGTCCAACTGGTGCAATGAGCAATTTAGGAGTAGATGTAACTAAATGTATTGCTTGTGGTTTCTGTGCAATGGCTTGTCCGTTCGGTGCAATTTCCATTGAGTATGGCAATGCTCATAAGTGCAATCATTGTGCAGACAGAGAAGAAGGTCCTGCATGTGTTAAAGCTTGTTCCAAAAGAGCAATCGCTGTTCATGACATTGCAAATGTCATCAAAAGGAAACAAAGAGAACACATTGAAAAAATCTATGGCTTGGATAAACCGGCTAAGAAGAAAGGTCTTCTCAGTGTCATTACAACTGATACAAGAGCTAGAAAACCATTAGATGGAGAATAG